A genomic window from Synergistaceae bacterium includes:
- a CDS encoding nucleotide exchange factor GrpE: protein MAELEQENLTPESESEQEQENLTPDLDAKIKDLEHELAVARADFYNYRQRAIKEKSQTRQRAQEDVIIEILPVLDNLDRALESAKNGGDILAGVEMVQRQFVNVLENLGVTAIKAAGENFNPSLHDASGTEQTDNPDLDGKVITEILRGYRNKDRVLRPSQVIVGKLNNN, encoded by the coding sequence ATGGCAGAATTAGAGCAGGAAAATTTAACGCCTGAGTCAGAATCAGAACAGGAACAGGAAAATTTAACGCCCGATCTTGACGCGAAAATAAAAGATCTTGAACACGAACTCGCAGTCGCAAGAGCAGATTTTTACAACTACCGCCAGCGTGCAATAAAGGAAAAATCACAGACAAGACAGCGCGCCCAGGAAGACGTAATAATTGAAATTCTGCCCGTGCTTGATAATCTTGATAGAGCGTTAGAGTCAGCTAAGAACGGCGGAGATATTCTAGCAGGCGTTGAAATGGTACAGAGACAATTTGTAAACGTGCTTGAAAATCTAGGCGTTACAGCAATTAAAGCAGCAGGAGAAAATTTTAATCCCTCACTGCACGACGCTTCAGGCACAGAACAAACAGATAATCCCGATCTTGACGGCAAAGTCATTACAGAAATTTTGCGGGGCTATCGAAATAAAGACAGGGTTTTACGCCCTTCACAAGTTATAGTAGGTAAATTAAATAATAATTAA